TTTGCGCTGGACCCGCCGTTCTGGAAGACCGGTCTCTTCAAGGTCCTGACGGCGGGGGGCGTTCTGGCCCTGGGAGCGGGCCTGTTCTTCTTCCTTCTCCTGGGTGCCCGGCGCAGGGCGGCCACCCTGGAGCGGGTGGTGGCCGAGCGGACGAGCGAACTCGCCGACGCGAACCGGAGGCTGGAAGAGCTCTCGGTCCGGGACTTCCTCACGGGCGCCTACAACCGGCGGAGACTGGAGGAGTTTCTCGATCAGGAATGGAAGCGGGGCATCCGCACGGGCCGCCCCCTCTCGGTTCTGCTCGTGGACGTGGACCGCTTCAAGTCCTACAACGACGAGCAAGGGCACGCGGCGGGAGACGCCGTACTGACGTCCATCGTGGGCGTCCTGGAGGGCCTCTGCCGGCGGCCGACGGACCTCGTGGCCCGGTATGGGGGGGACGAGTTCGTGGTGGTCCTGGCGGAGATGGACGTTCAGGCGGCCCGGGAGCTGGCCGAAACCTTGCGGGCGAACGTCGAGAAGACGTGCCGGTCTTCCGCCTCGCCGAACCTGCCCGGAGACGTGACGGTGAGCGTGGGGGGTGCGGGGCGGGTGCCCGCTCCGGACGTATCCTACGAGACCCTTCTGCGGGAGGCCGACGCCGCCCTCCACCTGGCCAAACAAACGGGCCGCAATACGGTTCGGTGGCACGTGCTCTGACGCGCCGCTCCAGGCGGCTCGGGCAACCCCCGTCGCCGGCGAAACCTATCGCTCCCCAAGCCTCCGTCCTGCGGTTTAAGGGAGGATCGGCCTGCCCCCTCGGGTTTCTCCGACGAGCCCCGTTGCGGAGGGGGGATGGCCGTCTCCATCCGTCCCGAGGGCTTCGCCCGGCCGGGAGGTAGGCCGGGAGAGCCCGAAAAGAACGCGGAGCAAAGAGAAGGGAGCCCCGAGGGGCTCCCTTCTTTGCGTCGTTCCACGGGTCCGGCTCAGGTCTTGTCGGCCTTGGCAGACTTGGCGTGGCAGGTCTTCATGCAATCTTCGCGCAGGCCGATCACCTTCTCGAGGTTCTGGGCGTGGGCTTCGAGAAAGGCCTTCTCGGTGGCGGGATCCAAGCCCTTCTTGAGGGTGTCAAGGTCCTGGGAGAGGGCCTTGAAACCGGCAGCCATGGGATCCATGTGGGGGCAGGAGGAGGCCATGGAGGCCCGGTGGGCGCCGCAGGTGGACTCGCACTCACCCTTGGCTTTGAGGAGCTTGTCCAGGTTCTCGGAGTGGGTCTTGAGGAAGGCGGCCTTCTCGGCCTCGGGAACGCCGGTCTTGAGGGCGGCCACGTCCTTCTGCATGAGGGTGAAGCCGTCGGAGACGGCGGTCATGTGGGCCGAGCAGCCGCCCTTGGACATCTCGGCCTTCTTGGAGTGGTCGCAACCCGGTCCTCCCGCGAAGGCGAGGGTGGCGAAGGCGGCGGCGGCCAGGGAAACAAGCAGGACTTTGCGCATCGGAACCTCCTCGAAATGGGGCGCGCCGCTATGGCGCGCGGACTCATGTAACGACCAGGTCCTCCCCCTCCATTCCCGACATGGGTGTGCGCGGCGTCACGTGCGGGCCGAGACGGAAGGGCGGGACGCACTCCACACTATACGGCGTGGACATCTTGGGAGCAAGCCGGGAACACCGATCCCCCCGGCCATGCCAAAGACGCTCCGTCTTTTCCGTCGGGCGCGACCCCCGCCGAGGGCCAAAAGGGTGAAGGCCGGCTCCGGGTGATACCGACCCGCTTGCGGTGAATCTGCCGGGTAGGTACCCTTTGGGGAGAAGGGTCGGGTGAAGATGGCGGCGAGATGGAGCGAATCCGCGCGTCGGGAGGCCCGCTGGACGGTCCTGGCCGTCCTCGTCGCCCTTTCGATGCCATCGGCCCGGGCGGCGGGTCCCCCGTACGATCCCTCGGAGTACGTGGCCGGGCGCGAGGCGCTGGTCCGGGGGGACGTGGAGGGGGCGGTTTCGGCTTTCTGCTCCATGCTTCGCCCCGAGGCGGGGAAGCCCCTCTATACGGTGAGCGTGGTGCTCCTCTGCCGCCGGGAGAACCTGCGGGGCGAGTTCTCCAAACTGACCACCGTCGCCCCCGTCTTCGTCCAAGAGGTGCCCTACAAGGGGCAGATGTGTTACCGGGTCTGCGCCGGGCTGTCCTCGTCCAAAGGTGACCTTGGGGCGGTCCTGGAAAGGCTCTCTCCCGAGGCTCTGGCTCTGCATCCCTTCGTGACCTCCGTGGCCTGGCCCTGCGGACCTCCCTCTCGGGGGAACGGAGACAGGGCGGCGGCGGAGGCGCGGGAGGGGGCGCCGGTGGCGGCCCAGGCGGCGGAGATGGGCTCCGGCGCGCAGACCCCGTCCTCTGTCCCCTCTCCCGATCGCTCCACCCCACCGCCGACGCCTTCTCCCGCGGCGGGCGAATCGCCGGCGGCCTCCTCCGAGGCCTGGTTTCGAAAGGGGCTCGCGGCCTACGCCCAGGGCCGCCGGGAGGAGGCCGAGGCCTGCTACCGGAAGTCCCTTCAGGCCGCGCCCGGACGACCCGAAGTGCTCAACAACCTGGGCGTCCTGTGCCTGGAGGACCGCCGCCTCGAAGAAGCCCGGGGGCTCTTCCAGGAGGCCCTCGGCCGGGCGCCCGCCTACGGCCGGGCGCGCCTGAACCTGGCCGGCGCACTATGGGGGCTCGGGCGCGAGGCGGAGGCCCTCGAGGAGGCTCTGAGAGCGGCCGAACTCGACCCGAAGGACCTGGCGGCCCACCTGACCCTGGCCTCCTTCTATCTGGCCCGGGGCGAAAAGGTCGAGGCCCTTGCGGAGGCGGAGAAGGTCCTGGCTCTGGATCCTTCCAACGAGAGGGCCCAGGTCTTTGCCGCCGCCGCCCGGATGGAAGAAGACCACCAGTGACGTGCGCCCTGGAGGTTTCGGGCCTTCGCTTCGCCTACCCCGCCCTTCCAGGCCCGCTGGCGTGGCTGTCGCGGGGCCCGACCCGGACCCTGCAGGTCCTGGATGGGGTCTCCTTCCGCGTGGATCTCGGCGAGAAGGTCTGCCTCATGGGCGCCAACGGGGCGGGAAAATCCACCCTGCTCAAGGTGGTTCTGGGCTTCCTGAAGCCGTGCGGGGGGGAGATCCGGTTGTTCGGCCGGCCCGCCGACCGGGAGGGGCGCCGGAGGGTCGGATACGTCCATCCCGACGAGAGGTCCTTTTACTGGAGGCTGACGGTCCTGCAGAACCTGGAGTTTTTCGGAGGCCTGTGGGGGCTGGACCGGCGGGAGGCGCGGGCCCGCGCCGCCCTGTGGGCCGAGGAACTGGAGCTGGAGCCGTGGCTCGGGAGGCCCTTCGCGGACCTCTCCACGGGCCTGAGGCAGCGGACGGCCATCGCCCGGGCCCTCCTGCACGGCCCCGACGTCCTGGTGATGGACGAGCCCACGAGGAGCCTCGATCCTCCCTCGGCGGCCCGCTTCCGCCGGTGGCTGTCCGAGGGACCCTTGCGGGACAAGGCGGTCCTGCTCTCCACCCACGGACTGGACGAGGCGAAGGCCCTGGGGGGGGCCTGCCTGGTCCTTGCGGGAAGGCGGCTGGTCTGGCAGGGCGGCCCCCCCGACGAAGAGGCCCTCCGGGGCCTCATGGAGGCGCCGCTGTGAAACTCCTCCGGGTGGCTGCGGCGGTGTTGATCCGGGACCTGCGACTGGCCCTCTCCTACCGGCTCAACTTCCTCCTCACCGCGGCCGCGGGCGTCTTCAGCACGGTGCTGTGGTATTACCTCTCGGCCTTCGTCTCCCCGAAGGCGGGGTCCGTTCCCGGAGGGTACTTCGGCTACGTCGTCACCGGGACGGCCCTCCTGGGATACGTCCACGCCGCCCTCCACGGCTTCTCGCGGAGGTTGAGGGAGGAACAGACCACGGGGACGCTGGAAATCCTCGTCTCCTCGCCGGCCCCCCCCTGGGCCCTCCTCGTGCTTTCCTCCCTCTGGGAGATGGGCGCGAGAACGCTCGAGGCCGCGTTTCTGCTGGCCGTTGCGGGCCTTCTGGGGCTCCAGGTGCAGGTCGCGCACCCCTGGGCCCTCGTGCCGCTCGGGATCCTCACGGTGACGAGCTTCGCGGGCCTGGGGATCCTCGCCGCCTCCTTCCTCCTGATCTTCCAGCGCGGGGAGCCCGTCACGCCCTTCGTGGGCGGGCTGATGGCCTTGCTGGGCGGCGTCTTTTTCCCCCCCGAACTCCTGCCCCCCTCTCTCGCCCTCCTCTCCCGCCTCGTCCCCCTCACCTGGGCCGTGGAGGGTCTGCGGGGCGTTCTCCTGGAGGGCAAGGGGACGGGGGATCTCGGCGTCGTCTTCGCCGCCCTGGGCCTGTTCACGGCCCTGCTCCTTCCCGCATCCTTCGTCTACTTCACCTTCGCCCTGAAGGTCGCCCGCCGCCACGGTCTGCTGACGAAGTATTGAGGGCGGTGGAAGAAGGAAAGGAACGCCCCCCGCGCCTTCAAGGATCCCCCGATGCGAAGGACTTGCCGGCGCACCGTGGCCCCGGAGCCGAGACCGCATGGGCCGTCGTCTGGACTTGGCCGTGCCCGTGCCGTGCGCACGCAACGAGCCGCCGGGCCCGTTCCGGTCCGGCGGCCCTCTCGTCGAGGTGGGGGATAGCGGCGGGTGCGGCCTCCCTCACGGGAGCCTGGGTCCGCCTATTCGGCCAGGGGAGCCTTGATGAGGTGCAGGTCGTCGATCCACACGGTCCCGACGCCGTTCACCACCAGGTTCAGCTTCACCGAATCCGGCTTCTGCCCCTTCTGGAGCCGCAGGGAGGTCTCGGAGGTCGTCCAGTCGGCCGTGCCGCGCAGGGCGTTCTGGTAGTTCTGGGCCGTCACCTCGCCGCCGCCGGGGAAGTGGACCACCATCTGGAGGTAGGCGTCGCCGCCGAAATCCTGAGCCTTGAGCTTGGCCCGGTAGATCAGGTTGGCGTATTCCACGCCGGGGAAGCCCACCTCGTAAAGAGAGACGGTGATGGGCACTTCGGTGGCCACCTTGAGGGAGCCGTTCCCGTCCGCCGAAACGGCCTTGTCGAGGGAGACCTGGCCCGGCATGAGCACGCCGTCGAGGGTGTCCGCGGCATAGGCCTGAATGTCCTTGGGCGGCTCGGGTCCCTTCTTGCAGCCAACGGCCGCGAGGGCCACGGCGAGGGCCGCCGCGGCGGCCCGGATCCACGTGATCTTCATCGTTTCCTCCTCCAGGTACCGATGGTTCGCGAAACGTCCCCTCAGTCCAGGTCGATGTCCCTCGGGATGGGTCCCACGGGACCTTCCTTGGCCTTTTTAAACAGGTCCTGGAACTTCTGCTCCAGCACCTCCTTCTTCGCCTTTTCGGAGCGGATGGACTCCTGGAATTTCTCCTCGGCCTGGCGCTTCTCCTCGTCGAGGCGCTTGAGGCGGTCCTCGAAGGAGGCCTTCTCGGCGGAGGAGGGCGGGGCCTCGTGGGACAGGACCACGCGCGCCTCCGCGTCGAGGGTGATGAGGGCCCCGCAGCAGGGGCACGTGACGGTGAAGCGCGCGCCTTCGGACATTCCCAACGCTCCAGGAGACGAAGGATAGCACATCCGGGCGGGCGGCGGGAGGGTGCCGAGCAGGCCCGCACCGGGGTGCGCGCGGGGCGGTCCGCTCGCCGGGGCGGGTACCTATCCGCGCTCCATCCAGCTCCTGTGCTACCTTGGAACGATGGACGGCCAGGGCGGTCCCTCCCTCCTCGTGCGGGATACGGCGGCGGTGTCGGGGCTCACTCTGCTCAGCCGGGTGCTCGGATACCTTCGGGACCGCGTGGCGGCGCACCTGTTGGGCACCTCCTTCGCCGCGGACGCCTTCTACCTGGCCTTCCGCATCCCGAACACCGTGCGCCGGCTCGTGGCGGAAGGGGCCCTCGCGACCGCCGTCGTGCCCGAACTGGTCCGCGCTTCGGCGAGCGGCGGGATGGAGGACCGATCCACTCTCCTTGGCAGGCGGATCCTGTGGACCTTCGGGACCCTGGCGGGGGCCGTCGGGTTGGCCGGCGTTCTTCTGGCGCCGTGGGTCGTCCGCGTCCTGGCGTGGGATTTCCGCACCACGGCACCCGAGGCGTACCGTCTGGCCGGAGGGCTGACCGCGGCGCTCTTCCCGTACGTCGCCCTGGCGGGGGTCGCGGCCCTTCTCTCGTCCCTCCTCCTCGCGAGGGGCGAATTCGCGGTTCCCACGCTCTCCCTTTCCGTCCTCAACGCCACGGTCATCGCGGGCGCGCTCGCGCTGGCGCCGGTGTTGCCGTCTCCCGCGTGGGCGCTGGCCGGGGCCGTCCTCCTGGGAGGATTCTTCCAGGCGGCCGTCCAGGTTCCGCCTCTCCGGAGGAGGGGGATTCCGCTCGGGCCGGCCTGGGGCTGGTCGGATCCCGCCGTTCGCCGCCTGCTGGCCCGGGCGGCGCCCGCGGTTTTCGGGGCCGGGGCCTCGCAGGTGATCTTTCTTCTGGCCACGGTCCTCGCCCACACGGCGGGGGAAGGCTACGTATCGGCCCTGTACTTCGCCAACCGTCTGGAGGAGATCGCGCTCGGGCTGGTGACCGTGCCCCTTTCCCTGGTGGCCTTGCCGAGCCTCGCGCGGGCGGCCGGGGAGGGCGACCGGGCGCTTTTCCTGGGGACGCTCCGCCGCGTTCTTTCCATGGGCCTCTTCCTCCTCGTCCCCGCCGCCTCGGGCCTGGCCGTCCTGGCGGGGCCCATCGTTCGCGTGCTTTTCCAGACCGGAGAATTCACGGACCTCTCGGCGGACCTCACGGCGGGCCCCGTGGTCTGGCTCGCCGCGGGGCTGGTGCCCTGGGGGGCGGGGGCGCTTCTGGTCCGGGCATCGCACGGGCTGGGCGACGTGCGGAGTCCCGTGGCCGCGGCACTCACGGCTCTTGGGCTCTTCGCCGTGTCGGGTCCCCCCGCCTGCCGGCTCTGGGCCGCCGAAGGGATCGCCGGTGCGTTCTCGGTCTCGGGGTTCGTCTACGCGGGGATCCTGGCGTTTTCCTTGCGAAGGCGCCTCGGGCATCCATTCCTGCCGGGACCCGTCTGGTGGGCGCGCCTTCTCGCCGCCGCCTTCTCCGCGATGCTGGCCGCCACGGGGGCGGCGTGGGTCTGGCCTCCCCGGCCCGGTTGGGCCGGCGCACCCGCCCTCTTCACGGCCGTGGCGTTGGCCGTTATCCTGTTCTCGGCCCTCGCCTGGGTCCTCAAGATGGAGGAGATTCGGGAGTTGCGGGGCGCCATCGGGAAAGGGACACCGCGTTGATCCTGGTCCTCCAGAGAGTCCGTCGGGCCTGCGTCCGGGTGGATGGGGAGACGGTCGGGTCCATCGGGGCCGGACTGGTGGCTCTCGTCGCCGTGGAGTCCTCGGACGGGGAGGCCCAGGCGGCCTGGTGCGCCCGCAAGGTCTCGCAGGTCCGAGTCTTTTCGGACGGCGAGGGAAAGATGAACCGCTCCGTGCTGGACGTGGGAGGCGCCGTGCTCGCCGTGAGCCAGTTCACCCTGGTGGGAGACCTCAGGAAGGGAACGCGGCCCTCCTTCAGCCGCGCCGCGGAGCCGCAGACGGCGAAGCGCCTCTTCGAGTGTTTTGTGAACGGCCTGAGGCAGGAGGGGGTCAAGGTGCAGACGGGCCGGTTCCAGGCCATGATGGAGGTGGACCTCGTCAACGACGGCCCCGTGACCCTCGTCCTGAGGAAATCCGCTCCGGGCCTGGAAGGGGGAGGGGACCATGGCGATTCCTGAGGCCAACGCCCGGGTGACGGGCCGCGCCGAGGTGGCCCCCGGGCTCCTCACCCTGAGGGTGGCCCCCGAAGGCTGGGAACTCCCCGAATTTACTCCAGGCCAGTTTGCCGTGCTCGGTCTCCCTCCCGGATCTCCCCGGTGCGATTTCGCGGAGCCGGAGGATCCCGCCCCGGCCCCCGACCGGCTCCTGAGAAGGGCCTATTCCATCGCCTCCTCCTCTCGCGCGCGGGAGTACCTGGAGTTCTATGTGGCGCTGGTGAGGTCCGGGGCCTTCACCCCGAGGCTCTTCGCCCTGGCGGTGGGGGACCGGCTCTGGCTCTCCCCCCGGATCACCGGGATGTTCACGATCCGGGAGGTGCCCGAAGGGTCCGACCTCGTGCTCGTGGCCACGGGCACGGGCCTCGCCCCGTACATGAGCATGCTCCGCTCCGGCCTCGCGGCGCGGTCCGGGCGCCGCTTTGCGGTGATCCACGGGGCGCGCCATTCGTGGGACCTGGGGTACCGGTCGGAACTCATGGCGCTGGAGCGCGCCTGGCCGCGGTTTTCCTATTTTCCCGTGGTGAGCCGTCCCGAGGAGGAAGACCCGCCGTGGACGGCCCACCGCGGATACGTGCAGGACCTGTGGACTTCGGACGCCGTGGGGCGGGCGTGGGGTCGGACGCCTTCGCCCGAAGACACCCACGTGTTCCTGTGCGGCAACCCCTTCATGGTGGATGGGATGGCGGGGCTCCTGAAGGACGCCGGGTACAGGGAACACACGAGCCGGAGCCCCGGGGAGATCCACGTGGAGAGGTACTGGTGAAGGGGAAACCGGGTCGCCCGGGCCTGCCGGAGGAGGCGGAGCGCTTTCTCGAATACGCCACCGTGGAGCGGGGCCTCTCGCCGAAGACCACGGAAGCCTACCGGGGAGACCTGGGCCGCTTTTTCGCCCGGTGTCGGAAGGCGCCGCAGGAGGTCGGACGGGAGGACATCCGGCGCTTTCTCGGCATGGAGCGGGAGGCGGGTCTCGCCTCCGCTACGGCCGCCCGCAGGCTCGTGGCGCTGCGCACGTTCTACCGCTTCCTCATCCTCGAGAAACTCGTCGAGTCGGACCCCACCGAGAACATCGAGAGCCCGCGCCCCGTGAAGCGCCTCCCCTCCTACCTGACGCCCGAGGAGGTGGATCGCCTCCTCTCCGCCCCCGACGGCGCTTCGCCGAGGGGGCTGAGGAACCGGGCCATGCTGGAGGTGCTCTACGCCACGGGCCTGAGGATTTCGGAGCTCGTGGGCCTCACCACGGAGCGCGTGAATTCCGAGGCGGGCTTCGTGCTCGTCCTCGGAAAGGGCGGAAAAGAGCGGGTCGTTCCCCTGGGCGAGGTGGCCCTGGATTGGCTGGAGCGCTACAGGCGGGAGGCCCGGCCGCTCCTTCTCGGCGAAAGGACGTCGAGGGCCCTCTTTGTCACGTCCAGGGGAGGGGCCATGACGCGCCAGAACGCCTGGATGTTCATCAAGGCCTGCGCGCGGGGCGCGGGCATCACCAAGCCCATGAGCCCCCACACCCTCCGCCATTCCTTTGCGACCCACCTTCTGGAGCACGGCGCCGATCTGCGGTCCGTCCAACTGCTCCTGGGCCACAGCGACATTTCCACCACGCAGATTTACACCCACGTGGAGCAGGAGCGGCTGAAGCGGATCTACCGGAAATACCACCCGAGGGCGTAACGGACGTGGGTACAGGGAGGCGGAATGACCCGGGGGCAGGAGGGCCGGCGCCGGGACGCGCCTTCCTCCGCTTCGCTCCGGAAGGCAGGCGACACAAGGAGGGCAACAAGACCTCGGGCAGGCATGGGATGGCTTGAAGAAAAACAACGGGCGGGGCCCGGCCCCGCCCGCCGCGCGTTCCCGCCCCGATCGGCCTAGCGCATCTGGGAAAGGCCCTGCAGGACGTTCAGGCCGCCGAAGAAGAAGATCCAGATGATCTGGATGCATCCCAGGATCGTAGCGATGATGCCCAGGATCATGCCCGCGACGGCGAAACCCTTGCCCTTGGGGGAGCTCTCCCCCCGATTGATCTTTCCGTTTTCCATCCAGCCGCAGATCAGCGCCGGGATTCCGGCGAACATCCCGCAGCAGCAGAAGCCCAGGATCCCGAGAACCAGCGCCGCGATGGCCATCCCGCTGGCCTTTTCCGGTGCGACCGGCTGTGCCTGATAGACGTCGCTCATACCTCATCCTCCCTGAATTGGCGGCGGGTTTCGAGGCCACCGTTCCCTTCTAAGCAGTCTATGACTCTTTTTCCACCCGTGCAAGGAATGCGTCCCGCCGCCGGTCCCCCTGGGGCAAGTGACGGATCCCTGACCGCCGTTCGCTCTCCGGATAGTCGGAGCCTTGCGCCTCTCGTCGAGGGCGGAGGGGCGAACGCCTGGCGCTCACCGGACCATCTTCCATCCCCAGACGGCGAGGATGAGGATGATGAGGGAGAGGACGACGGGCACAAAGGCCCGCGTGTCGAAGATGTGCTCCAGCGGCCGCCGCCGGCGCCAGGCGAGGGGGAGGTAGAGCCAGGCCCAGAGCCCCGCCGCGAAGACCGCCACTCCGGCCGGTTGCGCCCGCAGGGCCTCGATGGGCCTGCCGTGCATGAGGAGGGAGAAGGCGGTGGTCATGCCGCAGGAGGGGCAGGGTTTGTGAAAGACCGCGTAGAACGTGCAGGGCGGGAGGTGAAGCCCGGTGTGGGTGCCCACTCCCGAGGGGTCGGGGTGGAGCCAGGCCGCCAGGGCCAGCACGGCCGCGAAGCCCAACCAGGCGCCGAGATAAAGGAAGTGGTCCAGCCGCGAGAAACGCCGGGGAACCACCGTGAACCTCGGATTTCCAGCGGCTTCTCCTGGAGTGCCCACTCCCGTCACCGCACGTCCCGCCCGCGTGTTCCCGATTCGAATCCCGCTGTCCGAATTCCCGAATCCGAAATCCGCAATCCGAAAACCGAAATCCGAAATCCGAAATCCGAAATTTCCTCCTCCTTCCTCACCCCCGCCCCCGCATCTTCCGTATGGCGGCCAGGATGGTCTCGATGGAAACGGGGTCGGGCAGCAGGAAGAAGTGTCCCGCAAAGGAGCGGTCCCGGGTGGAGAATTCGGTCTGAATGACGAGGGCCTTGCTCGTCACCTCCGCGAGTTCGATGAGCAGGAGGTCCACCACCGCCTGGGCCATGTCGAGCGAGAACGCAGGGATGGAGGGGATGAGGGGGATGGACAGCAGGCTCCCGATGGCGTTCAGGTAGGAGGATGTGAGGATGTTCCCCACCTCCTTCAGGGCCGAGATCTCCATGTCTCCGAAGGGCTTGGTCGCCCTTTGTCCATTGAAGAGGGCCGAGAGGAGCCGGTCCGCGGCCTGGCGGGGCATCACCACGAGCATGTTGCCCCGGGAGCCTCCAAAAATGCGGAAGAAGAGGCCCACCACCTCCTCCTCTGGCCCGCCCAGCGCTTCCACCACGCGCGAGAAGGGTACGAGGCGGACGTGAGGCACTTCCAGCGTGATGATGCGGTGCGTCATCTGGTGGAGGGCGGTGACGGCATGCCCCGCGCCGATGTTGCTCACCTCGCGGAGGGCGTCCAGATCCTGCGGTTCGATTTCAGAGAGCATGGGCTTCCTCTTCGGATCGGCGGGCCACGACCCGGCCGTCGAGGACGTAGGCCACCTCGCCCGTGGCCAGCAGGGCCCCTCCCATCCACTCGGGGACCATGTCCAGCGGGGGGCCGAGGGGCTGGATCACCACCCGCTCTATCTGGAAAACCGATCCTACGAGCAGGACCCGGTCGGCGCCTTCCAGCGTGAGCCGAAGCCCGAATCCGTCCCGGCCCACCGGCCCAAGACGCCAGGGCAGGACGGGAAGGAGCGATTCCCCGTCCACCAGGAGCTGGCGGCTTCCGGACCAGGTCAGGGCGTGGGAGGACAGGGGATAGATCCGGGACACCTGGGAGGCCGGCAGGCAGAACCGGGCCCCCCCGGGATCCCACGCGAAAACCAGGACCCGCGTGAGCGCCACCGCCGACGGGATGACGAGGGTAAACACGCTCCCCCTTCCCGGGGCGCTCCGGATCTCCAGGTGCCCTCCCAGGGACTCCACGGCGGCCCTCACCACGTCCAGGCCCACGCCCCGCCCGCTCACTTCGGTGACCTCCTTCCGCGTCGAGAAGGCGGGAAGGGTGAGCAGGTCAAAAAGGCGGGCCTCGTCGAGGAGCGAGGATTCCTGGGCCGTCAGGATTCCGCGCTCGACGGCGGCCTGGCGGATTTCCTCCGCGTTGATGCCTCGTCCGTCGTCCGTCAGGGTGACGAAAAGCGCTTCGGCATCCCGGCGCACTTCGATGCGGAGAAGGCCGTCCGCCGGCTTGCCCGCCGCGGCGCGGCCGGCGGCGTCTTCGATTCCATGGTCCAGGGCGTTGCGGACCAGGTGGAGGAGCGGGTCCCTCAGCCGCTCCAGGAGCCCCCGGTCGAGCTTCTCCTCGGCTCCGGCCGCTTCGAGACGCGCGCGCTTGCCCAGGCGGCTTCCCAGTTCCCGCACGGTGCGCTGCAGGTGCTCCACGAGGGGCTCGAAGGGCACGAGGCGGATGGTCAGAACCTGGTCGTAAAGGCGGCCGAGGCGCGATCGGTGCGCGTCCAGCCACAGACCGTGGGCGCGGCGGCCCGCCTCTCCGAGGCCCGCTTCGAACTGGTTCAGGCCATGGAGGAGATCGGAGGTCTGGTTCAGGAGGGCGTCCAGGTCCTTCGCCGGAACCCGCAGGTCGCGGACGATGGTGGCCTCCGGCGCGCGATCTCCTCGTGGAGCCCGTTGGATGGAGACGGCGGCCACCTCGGGGAGCGACTCCACGGTTCGGGCCAGGTCGCGCACGCGGGGGTCCTCGGGCAGGTGGAACTGCACCTGCCGCCCGTTGGTCTGTTGGAGGGTCGCCAGGTCCGGATCCATGCGGGCCTCGGGGAAGACCTCCCGGACCTTCTGCGCCACGACCAGGACGCGCGCCGCCGGCAGGACGGAGGCGCCGTCGATGGACACCGCGAGACGGAGCGCGGCCGAGGGCTCTGGGGAGGGAGGCGGCGTCGGCGGCCTGGCGGGCGGGGCGGGACGGGAGCCCGGTGCCTCGGGCGCCCCGGTGACCCGGAGTCCCTCGCTGGCCGCCGCGG
This is a stretch of genomic DNA from Acidobacteriota bacterium. It encodes these proteins:
- a CDS encoding chemotaxis protein CheC; the encoded protein is MLSEIEPQDLDALREVSNIGAGHAVTALHQMTHRIITLEVPHVRLVPFSRVVEALGGPEEEVVGLFFRIFGGSRGNMLVVMPRQAADRLLSALFNGQRATKPFGDMEISALKEVGNILTSSYLNAIGSLLSIPLIPSIPAFSLDMAQAVVDLLLIELAEVTSKALVIQTEFSTRDRSFAGHFFLLPDPVSIETILAAIRKMRGRG
- a CDS encoding ATP-binding protein, producing MDLDKYRELYLSESREHLSRLRGLLEDLLKGSGIESVHDLFRHAHSLKGMAASMGFTATGDLAHALENLFDLWRKGSPPLPPQVEAALRASDALEALLDAVRDTASDEFAAPAAAAASEGLRVTGAPEAPGSRPAPPARPPTPPPSPEPSAALRLAVSIDGASVLPAARVLVVAQKVREVFPEARMDPDLATLQQTNGRQVQFHLPEDPRVRDLARTVESLPEVAAVSIQRAPRGDRAPEATIVRDLRVPAKDLDALLNQTSDLLHGLNQFEAGLGEAGRRAHGLWLDAHRSRLGRLYDQVLTIRLVPFEPLVEHLQRTVRELGSRLGKRARLEAAGAEEKLDRGLLERLRDPLLHLVRNALDHGIEDAAGRAAAGKPADGLLRIEVRRDAEALFVTLTDDGRGINAEEIRQAAVERGILTAQESSLLDEARLFDLLTLPAFSTRKEVTEVSGRGVGLDVVRAAVESLGGHLEIRSAPGRGSVFTLVIPSAVALTRVLVFAWDPGGARFCLPASQVSRIYPLSSHALTWSGSRQLLVDGESLLPVLPWRLGPVGRDGFGLRLTLEGADRVLLVGSVFQIERVVIQPLGPPLDMVPEWMGGALLATGEVAYVLDGRVVARRSEEEAHAL